The following are encoded together in the Xanthomonas sacchari genome:
- the secD gene encoding protein translocase subunit SecD codes for MLEFPRWKYVLILIVLALSALYALPNVYQKDPSVQITASRGGKIDDALRERVLADLKTAGITPKRVDKEGDSLMVRLPNLQAQTRANDVLRQQAGENYTVALNLASTVPDWLSRLGGKPMVLGLDLVGGVHFALQVDQKAALEKRLDAFAEDIRTTLRDGRLAYRSVERRPDNSIQVSLGEGVDASAARAAIAKAQPTLSYAVSGQTITVTVPEAELKQIAAGAIEQNLTTLRNRVNQLGVAEPIIQRQGDDRIVVELPGVQDTAEAKRMIGATATLEFRGVVDGNAEDAVRSGNIPPDAKVYRLRDSGAPVLLSKRVLVSGDQMVNATVSTDQNGMPAVAVTLNNAAGQRMFDYTSANTGKLMSVVYIERIPTVTMVDGKEVRSVRVNEEALAPTRIAGVFGKNFQTTGLEKTEAENLAKLLRAGSLAAPMDFVEEYVIGPSLGAENVERGITAVVYAFLFTLVFFSVYYRMFGLITSVALLMNLLIVVSVMSLFGATMTLPGFAGLALSVGLSVDANVLINERIREELRLGVPPKSAIAAGYEKAGGTILDANLTGLIVGVALYAFGTGPLKGFALTMIIGIFASMFTAITVSRALAVLIYGRRKKIKSVAI; via the coding sequence ATGCTCGAGTTTCCGCGCTGGAAGTATGTCCTCATCCTGATCGTGCTGGCGTTGAGCGCGTTGTACGCGCTGCCCAACGTGTACCAGAAGGATCCGTCGGTCCAGATCACCGCCAGCCGTGGCGGCAAGATCGACGACGCCCTGCGCGAGCGTGTTCTCGCCGACCTCAAGACGGCCGGGATCACCCCGAAGCGGGTCGACAAGGAAGGCGACAGCCTGATGGTGCGCCTGCCGAATCTGCAGGCGCAGACCCGTGCCAACGACGTGCTGCGCCAGCAGGCGGGCGAGAACTACACGGTGGCGCTGAACCTGGCCTCGACCGTGCCGGACTGGCTGTCGCGGCTGGGCGGCAAGCCGATGGTGCTGGGCCTTGACCTGGTCGGCGGCGTGCACTTCGCGCTGCAGGTCGACCAGAAGGCGGCGCTGGAAAAGCGCCTGGACGCCTTCGCCGAGGACATCCGCACCACCTTGCGCGACGGCCGTCTGGCCTACCGTTCGGTCGAGCGCCGTCCGGACAACAGCATCCAGGTCAGCCTGGGCGAGGGCGTCGACGCCAGCGCCGCGCGCGCCGCCATCGCCAAGGCGCAGCCGACCCTGAGCTACGCGGTGTCCGGGCAGACCATCACCGTCACCGTGCCGGAGGCGGAGCTGAAGCAGATCGCCGCCGGCGCCATCGAGCAGAACCTCACCACGCTGCGTAACCGCGTCAACCAGCTGGGCGTGGCCGAGCCGATCATCCAGCGCCAGGGCGACGACCGCATCGTGGTCGAGCTGCCGGGCGTGCAGGACACCGCCGAGGCCAAGCGCATGATCGGCGCCACCGCCACGCTGGAGTTCCGCGGCGTGGTCGACGGCAATGCCGAGGACGCGGTGCGCAGCGGCAACATCCCGCCCGACGCCAAGGTCTACCGCCTGCGCGACAGCGGCGCCCCGGTGCTGCTGAGCAAGCGCGTGCTGGTGTCCGGCGACCAGATGGTCAACGCCACCGTCAGCACCGACCAGAACGGCATGCCGGCCGTGGCGGTGACGCTCAACAACGCCGCCGGCCAGCGCATGTTCGACTACACCAGCGCCAATACCGGCAAGCTGATGTCGGTGGTCTACATCGAGCGCATCCCCACCGTGACCATGGTCGACGGCAAGGAAGTGCGCAGCGTGCGCGTCAACGAGGAGGCGCTGGCGCCGACCCGCATCGCCGGCGTGTTCGGCAAGAACTTCCAGACCACCGGCCTGGAGAAGACCGAGGCCGAGAACCTGGCCAAGCTGCTGCGCGCCGGTTCGCTGGCCGCGCCGATGGACTTCGTCGAGGAATACGTGATCGGCCCGAGTCTGGGCGCGGAAAACGTGGAGCGCGGCATCACCGCGGTGGTCTACGCGTTCCTGTTCACCCTGGTGTTCTTCAGCGTGTACTACCGCATGTTCGGCCTGATCACCTCGGTCGCGCTGCTGATGAACCTGCTGATCGTGGTCTCGGTGATGTCGCTGTTCGGCGCCACCATGACCCTGCCGGGTTTCGCCGGCCTGGCGCTGTCGGTGGGCCTATCGGTGGACGCCAACGTGCTGATCAACGAGCGTATCCGCGAAGAGTTGCGCCTGGGCGTGCCGCCCAAGTCGGCGATCGCGGCCGGTTACGAGAAGGCCGGCGGCACCATCCTCGACGCCAACCTCACCGGTCTGATCGTCGGCGTGGCGCTGTACGCGTTCGGCACCGGTCCGCTGAAGGGCTTCGCGCTGACCATGATCATCGGCATCTTCGCCTCGATGTTCACCGCGATCACCGTGTCGCGCGCGCTGGCGGTGCTGATCTACGGCCGTCGCAAGAAGATCAAGTCCGTGGCGATCTGA
- the secF gene encoding protein translocase subunit SecF gives MKIFPLHLIPNDTKIDFMRWRHPTLVLMLVLALASFAVIFAKGFNYALEFTGGALVQTSFQKPVDVDQVREQLAKAGFENAQVQNVGSGNEVVIRLQPQGEHNNEDITKNLAEQVRKAVSTPQNPATVKPGEFVGPQVGKDLALNGVYATVFMLVGFLIYIAFRFEWKFAVVASLTALFDLLVTVAYVSVTGREFDLTVLAGLLSVMGFAINDIIVVFDRVRENFRSLRVEPIEVLNRSINQTLSRTVITAVMFFLSALALYLYGGESMEGLALTHMIGAVIVVVSSVIVAVPLLSIGPFQVTKQDLLPKAKDVEALARRP, from the coding sequence ATGAAAATCTTCCCGCTTCACCTGATCCCCAACGACACCAAGATCGACTTCATGCGCTGGCGGCACCCGACCCTGGTGCTGATGCTGGTCCTGGCGCTGGCCTCGTTCGCGGTGATCTTCGCCAAGGGCTTCAACTACGCGCTGGAGTTCACCGGCGGCGCACTGGTGCAGACCAGCTTCCAGAAGCCGGTCGACGTGGACCAGGTGCGCGAGCAGCTGGCCAAGGCCGGCTTCGAGAACGCGCAGGTGCAGAACGTCGGCAGCGGCAACGAGGTGGTGATCCGCCTGCAGCCGCAGGGCGAGCACAACAACGAGGACATCACCAAGAACCTCGCCGAGCAGGTGCGCAAGGCGGTGAGCACGCCGCAGAACCCGGCCACGGTCAAGCCGGGCGAGTTCGTCGGCCCGCAGGTCGGCAAGGACCTGGCGCTGAACGGCGTCTACGCCACGGTGTTCATGCTGGTCGGCTTCCTGATCTACATCGCCTTCCGCTTCGAGTGGAAGTTTGCTGTGGTGGCCAGCCTGACCGCGCTGTTCGACCTGCTGGTGACGGTGGCCTACGTGTCGGTGACCGGCCGCGAGTTCGACCTCACCGTGCTGGCCGGCCTGCTGTCGGTGATGGGCTTTGCGATCAACGACATCATCGTGGTGTTCGACCGCGTGCGCGAGAACTTCCGCAGCCTGCGCGTGGAGCCGATCGAGGTGCTGAACCGTTCGATCAACCAGACCCTGTCGCGTACGGTGATCACCGCGGTGATGTTCTTCCTGTCGGCGCTGGCGCTGTACCTGTACGGCGGCGAGTCGATGGAAGGCCTGGCGCTGACCCACATGATCGGTGCGGTGATCGTGGTGGTCTCCTCGGTGATCGTGGCGGTGCCGCTGCTGTCGATCGGTCCGTTCCAGGTCACCAAGCAGGACCTGCTGCCGAAGGCCAAGGATGTGGAGGCGCTGGCGCGTCGGCCGTGA
- a CDS encoding methyl-accepting chemotaxis protein, with product MSFHHLTVTKRLAIGFCGVIAMLLLVGITSLIGFRKFTSAAALDAHTYKVITLGDRMLVSLLNIESGARGFALTRDKSYLEPFELGEREFQAQWQESKQLTADNASQQARLQTLMQDYTQFMATKRKAVEHMRNTVADSDDAQLEAFRTVGKQQMDGLRATIGQYENAERALLQVRKAESEARAQSGEWTSLGGMLVGIVAAILLGLLVRNSLMRQLGGEPAYAADVVRRIASGDLSQDVRLRTQAPSLLNDMRQMQEELRTVIQAQTEMARQHAAGQISFRMDEARFPGDYGRMVRDTNALVHSHIAVNQRVIALMGEYAEGDLSRDLEQFPGEMAILTETMAKVKRNLGAINHEIDLLVRAAAQGDFSRRGEAQRFRHAFHDMVANLNTMMTGTETNLAALSQLLRAIAAGDLTQTMQGEFHGVFARMRDDANATVAQLTDMVGRIQQAAASIDTAAGEIASGNDDLSRRTEQQAASLEETAASMEELTATVKQNAEHARQANQLAAGAAAVASQGGSVVGQVVTTMDGIEVASKKIADIIGVIDGIAFQTNILALNAAVEAARAGEQGRGFAVVASEVRTLAQRSASAAKEIKTLIDDSVERVSAGSALVAQAGTTMQDIVASVQRVTDIMGEIAAASQEQSAGIEQVNQTVTQMDETTQQNAALVEEATAAARAMEQQAGDLVEIVGQFQVRSETYPMVAQLVARATANAA from the coding sequence GTGTCCTTCCATCATCTCACCGTCACCAAGCGCCTGGCAATCGGCTTCTGCGGCGTGATCGCCATGTTGTTGCTGGTGGGCATCACCAGCCTGATCGGGTTCCGCAAGTTCACCAGCGCCGCCGCGCTGGACGCACATACCTACAAGGTCATCACCCTCGGCGACCGCATGCTGGTGAGCCTGCTCAACATCGAAAGCGGCGCACGCGGCTTCGCGCTGACCCGCGATAAGTCCTACCTGGAGCCGTTCGAGCTCGGCGAACGCGAGTTCCAGGCGCAATGGCAGGAGTCCAAGCAACTGACCGCCGACAACGCGTCGCAACAGGCGCGCCTGCAGACCCTGATGCAGGACTACACGCAGTTCATGGCCACCAAGCGCAAGGCGGTGGAGCATATGCGCAACACCGTCGCCGACAGCGACGACGCCCAACTGGAAGCGTTCCGGACCGTCGGCAAGCAGCAGATGGACGGGCTGCGCGCCACCATCGGCCAGTACGAGAACGCCGAACGCGCACTGCTGCAGGTGCGCAAGGCCGAGAGCGAGGCGCGCGCGCAGTCCGGCGAATGGACCAGCCTGGGCGGCATGCTGGTCGGCATCGTCGCCGCGATCCTGCTCGGCCTGCTGGTACGCAACAGCCTGATGCGCCAACTCGGCGGCGAGCCCGCCTACGCGGCCGACGTGGTCCGCCGCATCGCCAGCGGCGACCTGTCGCAGGACGTGCGCCTGCGCACCCAGGCGCCATCGCTGCTCAACGACATGCGGCAGATGCAGGAGGAACTGCGCACGGTGATCCAGGCGCAGACCGAGATGGCCCGGCAGCACGCCGCCGGCCAGATCAGCTTCCGCATGGACGAAGCGCGTTTCCCCGGCGACTATGGGCGCATGGTGCGCGACACCAATGCCCTGGTGCACAGCCACATCGCGGTCAACCAGCGGGTGATCGCACTGATGGGCGAGTACGCCGAAGGCGACCTCAGCCGCGACCTGGAGCAGTTTCCCGGCGAGATGGCGATCCTGACCGAGACCATGGCCAAGGTGAAGCGCAACCTCGGCGCGATCAATCACGAAATCGACCTGCTGGTGCGCGCCGCCGCGCAGGGCGACTTCTCGCGCCGCGGCGAAGCGCAGCGCTTCCGCCACGCCTTCCACGACATGGTCGCCAACCTCAACACGATGATGACCGGCACCGAGACCAACCTGGCGGCGCTGTCGCAGTTGCTGCGCGCCATCGCCGCCGGCGACCTGACCCAGACCATGCAGGGCGAGTTCCACGGCGTGTTCGCACGGATGCGCGACGACGCCAACGCCACCGTCGCGCAGCTGACCGACATGGTCGGCCGCATCCAGCAGGCCGCGGCCAGCATCGACACCGCCGCCGGCGAGATCGCCAGCGGCAACGACGACCTGTCGCGCCGCACCGAGCAGCAGGCCGCCAGCCTGGAGGAAACCGCCGCCTCGATGGAGGAACTGACCGCCACGGTGAAGCAGAACGCCGAACACGCGCGCCAGGCCAATCAACTCGCCGCCGGCGCCGCCGCGGTCGCCTCGCAGGGCGGCAGCGTGGTCGGCCAGGTGGTCACCACCATGGACGGCATCGAGGTCGCCTCCAAGAAGATCGCCGACATCATCGGCGTCATCGACGGCATCGCCTTCCAGACCAACATCCTGGCCTTGAATGCCGCGGTGGAAGCGGCCCGTGCGGGCGAACAGGGCCGCGGCTTCGCCGTGGTCGCCAGCGAGGTCCGCACCCTCGCCCAGCGCTCGGCCAGCGCCGCCAAGGAAATCAAGACGCTGATCGACGACTCGGTCGAGCGCGTGAGCGCGGGATCGGCACTGGTCGCCCAGGCCGGCACGACGATGCAGGACATCGTGGCCTCGGTGCAGCGCGTCACCGACATCATGGGCGAGATCGCCGCCGCCTCGCAGGAGCAGTCGGCGGGCATCGAGCAGGTCAACCAGACCGTCACCCAGATGGACGAGACCACCCAGCAGAACGCCGCCTTGGTCGAGGAAGCCACCGCCGCGGCACGCGCGATGGAGCAGCAGGCCGGCGACCTGGTGGAGATCGTCGGCCAGTTCCAGGTGCGCAGCGAGACCTACCCGATGGTGGCGCAACTGGTCGCCCGTGCGACTGCCAACGCGGCCTAG
- a CDS encoding bifunctional diguanylate cyclase/phosphodiesterase, translating to MKSMRFGLQARFLLAMGVAALLVMAILALLLERQAAMQREVRTLSGNAIHSLFDSSMRTRGESLARQLADSLANPVYYSDLDAIGTQVRGALGYVAVAYVLVYDADGRLIHDGSEGMAGYGQRMRGPMAEAAIRAKGLLAQESPEFLDVSMPIMIGDQRVGGVRVGMSWTRAQEYERKAGQNLDQRLGELGKRHLGWLLLLLAALGLTAAMVTVYVQRTLVAPLRWMAAAARQIEAGNYAVERRDSGRHDEVSELLRAFGRMSEAIARHDRDVRHMAYTDALTGLTNRLAFREALDHRMLSARASQRRLALLFADIDDFKRINDTLGHEAGDEALLQFARRIQLAVEQLGGDDALLARFGGDEFVILVEDAQAAKVATALAQRLVQELREPLRIQGREVFMGTSIGITVYPGDAEDASALLKNGDIAMYQAKLAGKNCHRFYSRAMDYAVERRVHMEHELRGAWERDELKLAYQPIFRTQDRRMVGVEVLLRWQHPAMGTISPTVFIDVAEQSGLIESIGPKVLRAACSEATQWRRADGSADLFVSVNVSPRQLRSGDLPEVVADCLRESGLPAAQLHLELTETAVIGDELQAASMLARLHRTGVKVWLDDFGTGFSGLSHLRQVPVDGVKIDKSFVADLQRDPDDLALTTAIIAMAHSLDITVVAEGIEQEAQFELLRERGCELGQGFWLSRPLSAEEFRQLLASEDASPADA from the coding sequence ATGAAGAGCATGCGTTTCGGGTTGCAGGCCAGGTTCCTGCTGGCCATGGGCGTGGCTGCGCTGCTGGTGATGGCGATCCTGGCTTTGCTGCTGGAACGCCAGGCGGCGATGCAGCGCGAGGTGCGCACGCTCAGCGGCAACGCCATCCACAGCCTGTTCGACAGCAGCATGCGCACCCGCGGCGAGTCGCTGGCGCGGCAGCTGGCCGATTCGCTCGCCAATCCGGTGTACTACTCCGACCTGGACGCGATCGGCACGCAGGTGCGCGGCGCGCTGGGCTATGTCGCGGTGGCCTATGTGCTGGTCTACGACGCCGATGGGCGGCTGATCCACGACGGCAGCGAGGGCATGGCGGGGTACGGACAGCGCATGCGCGGGCCGATGGCCGAGGCCGCGATCCGCGCAAAGGGGCTGCTGGCCCAGGAGTCGCCGGAGTTCCTCGACGTGTCGATGCCGATCATGATCGGCGACCAGCGCGTGGGCGGGGTCCGGGTGGGCATGTCCTGGACGCGTGCGCAGGAATACGAGCGCAAGGCCGGGCAGAACCTCGACCAGCGCCTGGGCGAACTGGGCAAGCGCCATCTCGGCTGGTTGCTGCTGTTGCTGGCGGCCCTGGGCCTGACTGCGGCGATGGTGACGGTCTACGTGCAGCGCACGTTGGTGGCGCCGTTGCGCTGGATGGCGGCGGCCGCGCGCCAGATCGAGGCCGGCAACTACGCGGTGGAGCGCCGCGACAGCGGCCGCCACGACGAGGTCAGCGAATTGCTGCGCGCGTTCGGGCGGATGAGCGAGGCGATCGCCCGCCACGATCGCGACGTGCGCCACATGGCCTACACCGATGCGTTGACCGGGCTGACCAACCGGCTCGCGTTCCGCGAGGCGCTGGACCACCGCATGCTGTCGGCACGCGCCTCGCAACGCCGGCTGGCGCTGCTGTTCGCCGACATCGACGACTTCAAGCGGATCAACGACACCCTCGGTCACGAGGCCGGCGACGAAGCCCTGCTGCAGTTCGCGCGGCGCATCCAGTTGGCCGTCGAGCAACTGGGCGGCGACGACGCGCTGCTGGCGCGCTTCGGTGGCGACGAGTTCGTGATCCTGGTGGAGGACGCGCAGGCGGCCAAGGTCGCCACCGCCCTGGCGCAGCGGCTGGTGCAGGAACTGCGCGAGCCACTGCGGATCCAGGGCCGCGAGGTATTCATGGGCACCTCGATCGGCATCACCGTCTATCCGGGCGATGCCGAGGATGCGTCGGCGCTGTTGAAGAATGGCGACATCGCCATGTACCAGGCCAAGCTGGCCGGCAAGAACTGCCACCGCTTCTACAGCCGCGCGATGGACTATGCGGTGGAGCGGCGCGTGCACATGGAGCACGAGCTGCGCGGCGCCTGGGAGCGCGACGAGCTGAAGCTGGCCTATCAGCCGATCTTCCGCACCCAAGACCGGCGCATGGTCGGCGTGGAAGTGTTGTTGCGCTGGCAGCATCCGGCGATGGGCACGATCTCGCCGACGGTGTTCATCGACGTGGCCGAACAGAGCGGGCTGATCGAAAGCATCGGCCCGAAGGTGCTGCGCGCGGCCTGCAGCGAGGCCACCCAGTGGCGCCGCGCCGACGGCAGCGCCGACCTGTTCGTCTCGGTCAACGTCTCGCCGCGGCAGTTGCGCAGCGGCGATCTGCCCGAAGTGGTGGCCGACTGCCTGCGCGAGTCCGGGCTGCCGGCAGCGCAACTGCACCTGGAGCTGACCGAGACCGCGGTGATCGGCGATGAGCTGCAGGCGGCAAGCATGCTGGCGCGGCTGCACCGCACCGGGGTCAAGGTCTGGCTGGACGACTTCGGTACCGGCTTCTCCGGCCTGAGCCACCTGCGCCAGGTGCCGGTGGACGGGGTCAAGATCGACAAGAGTTTCGTCGCCGACCTGCAGCGCGATCCGGACGATCTGGCGCTGACCACCGCGATCATCGCGATGGCGCATTCGCTGGACATCACCGTGGTCGCCGAGGGCATCGAGCAGGAGGCGCAGTTCGAGCTGTTGCGCGAGCGCGGCTGCGAACTGGGGCAGGGCTTCTGGCTCAGCCGCCCGCTCAGCGCCGAGGAGTTCCGCCAGTTGCTGGCCAGCGAGGATGCGTCGCCGGCCGATGCCTGA
- a CDS encoding phosphate/phosphite/phosphonate ABC transporter substrate-binding protein: MVWLALAICWPASVHARPSVLVLGRISDNPKAHYEQLKPLLDYVVPRMREVGITSGQILMARDSQQMSSYLRRGRVDWVTETAATAMALEQRGGAKPLLLTERNGVRQYHTVFFVRRDGPVHDLSDLKGHTLALQSALSTSAYLVPMMTLFEHDLHPEILLSTKDQPSADTVGYVFARSELNIAAFVHKHLVDAGAFSNLDWDDERRIPPAFLRDFRVIYRSEPYPRAVEMVRSDLPTEVETRLREVLLHAADDPQGRAALRQFFGTSGFYPIDPASQKRLDTLRAGVARVRLEVE; encoded by the coding sequence GTGGTGTGGCTGGCGCTGGCGATCTGCTGGCCCGCGTCCGTGCACGCGCGGCCCTCGGTCCTGGTGCTGGGGCGCATCAGCGACAACCCCAAGGCCCATTACGAGCAACTCAAGCCGCTGCTGGACTACGTGGTGCCGCGCATGCGCGAGGTCGGCATCACTTCCGGCCAGATCCTGATGGCCCGCGACAGCCAGCAGATGAGCAGTTACCTGCGCCGTGGCCGGGTCGACTGGGTCACCGAGACCGCCGCCACCGCCATGGCGCTGGAACAGCGCGGCGGCGCCAAGCCGCTGCTGCTGACCGAGCGCAACGGTGTGCGCCAGTACCACACCGTGTTCTTCGTGCGCCGCGACGGGCCCGTGCATGACCTTTCGGACCTGAAGGGACATACGCTGGCCCTGCAGAGCGCGCTGTCCACCAGCGCCTATCTGGTGCCGATGATGACGCTGTTCGAGCACGATCTGCACCCGGAGATCCTGCTCTCGACCAAGGACCAGCCCTCGGCGGACACGGTCGGCTATGTGTTCGCGCGCTCGGAGCTGAACATCGCTGCCTTCGTGCACAAGCATCTGGTGGATGCGGGGGCGTTCAGCAACCTCGACTGGGACGACGAGCGCCGCATTCCGCCGGCGTTCCTGCGCGATTTCCGGGTGATCTACCGCAGCGAGCCGTATCCGCGCGCGGTGGAGATGGTGCGCAGCGACCTGCCCACGGAGGTGGAGACGCGCTTGCGCGAGGTCCTGCTGCATGCCGCCGACGATCCCCAGGGGCGCGCGGCGCTGCGCCAGTTCTTCGGGACCTCCGGGTTCTATCCGATCGATCCGGCGTCGCAAAAGCGCCTGGACACCCTGCGCGCCGGCGTGGCGCGGGTGAGGCTGGAAGTGGAATGA
- a CDS encoding RNA methyltransferase encodes MTDSTRIRFVLVGTQHPGNIGAAARAMKTMGLSRLVLVAPECELETEAYRRSAGAEDLLQQAPVLPALSDAVADCRLVLGCTARSRRVSLEELLPADAAQRLTATSAEPAEVALVFGRERTGLTNEELQLCHAAVHIPSDPAFSSLNLAAAVQVLAYELRLAHLRGVAPAPAPAPGFREAPASHAQVEGLFGQLAETLDDIDFHKGRAPDSAMRKLRRLFLRTELTEQEVRLLRGVLSDAQRMARLAGQAGN; translated from the coding sequence ATGACCGATTCCACCCGTATCCGCTTCGTCCTGGTCGGGACCCAGCATCCCGGCAACATTGGTGCGGCCGCGCGCGCGATGAAGACCATGGGGCTGTCGCGGCTGGTGCTGGTGGCGCCGGAGTGCGAACTCGAGACCGAGGCCTACCGGCGTTCTGCCGGGGCCGAGGACCTGCTGCAGCAGGCGCCGGTGTTGCCCGCGCTCAGCGATGCGGTGGCCGATTGCCGGCTGGTGCTGGGCTGCACCGCACGCAGCCGCCGCGTGTCGCTGGAGGAACTGCTGCCGGCCGATGCCGCGCAGCGCCTGACCGCGACCAGCGCCGAGCCGGCGGAAGTGGCGCTGGTGTTCGGCCGCGAGCGCACCGGCCTGACCAACGAGGAACTGCAACTGTGCCATGCGGCCGTGCACATTCCTTCCGATCCGGCGTTCAGCTCGCTCAATCTGGCCGCGGCGGTGCAGGTGCTGGCCTACGAGCTGCGCCTAGCGCACTTGCGCGGCGTCGCCCCGGCGCCTGCGCCGGCACCGGGCTTCCGCGAGGCGCCGGCCAGTCATGCGCAGGTGGAAGGCCTGTTCGGGCAGTTGGCCGAGACCCTGGACGACATCGACTTCCACAAGGGGCGCGCCCCGGATTCGGCGATGCGCAAGCTGCGCCGGCTGTTCCTGCGCACCGAGCTGACCGAACAGGAGGTGCGCCTGCTGCGCGGCGTGCTGTCCGATGCGCAGCGCATGGCGCGGCTGGCCGGACAGGCTGGAAACTGA
- a CDS encoding inositol monophosphatase family protein, whose product MQKPAVTVMVKAARLAGNVLLRHINRLEALNVVQKDRMDYASEVDADAEKVIVKELRRAYPDYGVMGEEGGVQGGGRYMWVIDPLDGTSNYLRGFPHYCVSIALVENGEPVDAVIFDPLRNELFTASRGNGAVLNDRRIRVSERKELNGAMVHTGFAPRERKRASPQLKCVDALLVQAEDIRRTGSAALDLAYVACGRSDAYFEAGVKAWDIAAGVLLVREAGGRVTDFKGGTLGRIDDRGPQQFQVVAGNLKVGDALQKLIVNTGFAGEFDAKF is encoded by the coding sequence ATGCAAAAACCCGCCGTCACCGTCATGGTCAAGGCCGCCCGCCTCGCCGGCAACGTCCTGTTGCGCCACATCAACCGCCTGGAAGCGCTGAACGTGGTGCAGAAGGACCGCATGGACTACGCCAGCGAAGTCGATGCCGATGCGGAAAAGGTGATCGTCAAGGAGCTGCGCCGCGCCTATCCCGACTACGGCGTGATGGGCGAGGAAGGCGGCGTGCAGGGCGGCGGCCGCTACATGTGGGTGATCGACCCGCTCGACGGCACCAGCAACTACCTGCGCGGCTTCCCGCACTACTGCGTGTCGATCGCCCTGGTCGAGAACGGCGAGCCGGTCGACGCGGTGATCTTCGATCCGCTCCGCAACGAACTGTTCACCGCCAGCCGCGGCAACGGCGCGGTGCTCAACGACCGCCGCATCCGCGTCAGCGAGCGCAAGGAACTCAACGGCGCCATGGTCCACACCGGCTTCGCCCCGCGCGAGCGCAAGCGTGCCAGCCCGCAGCTCAAGTGCGTGGATGCGCTGCTGGTGCAGGCCGAGGACATCCGCCGCACCGGCTCGGCGGCGCTGGATCTGGCCTATGTCGCCTGCGGCCGCAGCGACGCCTACTTCGAAGCCGGGGTGAAGGCCTGGGACATCGCCGCCGGCGTGCTGCTGGTGCGCGAGGCCGGCGGCCGCGTCACCGATTTCAAGGGCGGCACCCTGGGCCGCATCGACGACCGCGGCCCACAGCAGTTCCAGGTGGTGGCCGGCAACCTCAAGGTCGGCGACGCGCTGCAGAAGCTGATCGTCAACACCGGCTTCGCCGGCGAGTTCGACGCGAAGTTCTGA